The Sphingomonas sp. LY54 genome includes a region encoding these proteins:
- the gatA gene encoding Asp-tRNA(Asn)/Glu-tRNA(Gln) amidotransferase subunit GatA, whose product MSNLTDLGIAGLRDGFRNGDFSAREAADAFNNAVEKGRALNAFIVETPDHAIAAAEEADRDRGQGEFKPLAGVPLGIKDLFATKGVQTASASKILEGFKPTYDSTVSGKLLAAGAGMLGKLNMDEFAMGSSNETSAFGNVISPWRRKDGGNAALTPGGSSGGSAAAVAARIVPGATGTDTGGSIRQPAAFVGISGIKPTYGRCSRWGMVAFASSLDQAGPMARDVRDCAIMLEVMSGFDPKDSTSLNLEVPKWEQNLSSDIRGKRIGIPKEYRIDGVPAEIDAVWEQGIQWMRDAGAEIVEVSLPHTKYALPTYYIIAPAEASSNLARYDGVRYGQRVAPENGSLDDMYRATRAAGFGAEVKRRIMIGTYVLSAGFYDAYFNQAQKVRALIARDFARVFEDVDLLLTPTAPSAAFGLGEKMDDPLAMYLNDVFAVPASLAGLPAMSVPAGLDGQGLPLGLQLIGRALDEQSVLNAALAFEERAGFVARPEAWW is encoded by the coding sequence GTGAGCAATCTGACCGATCTCGGCATCGCGGGTCTCCGCGACGGCTTCCGCAACGGCGACTTCTCGGCGCGCGAGGCGGCCGACGCCTTCAACAATGCGGTGGAGAAGGGGCGTGCGCTGAACGCCTTCATCGTCGAAACCCCCGACCATGCGATCGCCGCGGCCGAAGAGGCCGACCGCGATCGCGGTCAGGGCGAGTTCAAGCCGCTGGCCGGTGTGCCGCTCGGCATCAAGGATTTGTTCGCGACCAAGGGCGTCCAGACCGCCTCGGCGAGCAAGATCCTGGAGGGCTTCAAGCCGACCTACGATTCGACGGTGAGCGGCAAATTGCTCGCCGCCGGCGCCGGCATGCTCGGCAAATTGAATATGGACGAATTCGCGATGGGCTCCTCGAACGAGACCAGCGCGTTCGGCAACGTCATCTCGCCGTGGCGCCGCAAGGACGGCGGCAATGCCGCTTTGACCCCGGGCGGCTCGTCGGGCGGCTCTGCGGCCGCGGTCGCGGCCCGCATCGTCCCCGGCGCCACCGGCACCGACACCGGCGGCTCGATCCGCCAGCCCGCCGCCTTCGTCGGCATCAGCGGCATCAAGCCGACCTACGGGCGCTGCTCGCGCTGGGGCATGGTGGCCTTCGCCTCGTCGCTCGACCAGGCCGGCCCGATGGCGCGCGACGTGCGCGACTGCGCGATCATGCTCGAAGTGATGAGCGGCTTCGATCCCAAGGACTCGACCTCGCTCAACCTCGAGGTCCCCAAGTGGGAGCAGAACCTCTCCAGCGACATTCGCGGCAAGCGCATCGGCATCCCGAAGGAATATCGGATCGACGGCGTTCCGGCCGAAATCGACGCGGTGTGGGAGCAGGGCATCCAGTGGATGCGCGACGCCGGCGCCGAGATCGTCGAGGTCTCGCTGCCGCACACCAAATATGCGCTGCCGACCTACTACATCATCGCGCCGGCCGAGGCGTCTTCGAACCTCGCCCGCTATGACGGCGTGCGCTACGGCCAGCGCGTCGCGCCGGAAAATGGCAGCCTCGACGACATGTACAGGGCGACCCGCGCCGCCGGTTTCGGCGCCGAGGTGAAGCGCCGCATCATGATCGGCACCTACGTGCTCTCGGCGGGCTTCTACGACGCCTATTTCAACCAGGCGCAGAAGGTGCGGGCGCTGATCGCGCGCGACTTCGCCCGCGTGTTCGAGGACGTCGACCTGCTGCTGACCCCGACCGCGCCGTCGGCGGCGTTTGGGCTCGGCGAAAAGATGGATGATCCGCTCGCCATGTATCTGAACGACGTGTTCGCGGTTCCCGCGAGCCTCGCCGGCCTTCCGGCCATGTCGGTCCCGGCCGGGCTCGACGGGCAGGGGCTGCCGCTCGGGCTGCAACTGATCGGCCGCGCGCTCGACGAGCAGAGCGTGCTCAACGCGGCACTGGCGTTCGAGGAACGGGCCGGCTTCGTCGCCCGTCCGGAGGCATGGTGGTGA
- the gatC gene encoding Asp-tRNA(Asn)/Glu-tRNA(Gln) amidotransferase subunit GatC, with product MSVDTATVRHIAKLARLAVTDAEVEALVPELNNILGWVEQLREVDVDGVEPMTAVIANQLRLRDDVVSDGGKRDEVLANAPVAEHGFFAVPKVIE from the coding sequence ATGTCCGTCGACACCGCAACCGTCCGCCATATCGCCAAGCTCGCCCGGCTCGCCGTCACCGACGCCGAGGTCGAGGCCCTGGTGCCCGAACTCAACAACATTCTCGGCTGGGTCGAGCAGCTGCGCGAGGTCGACGTCGACGGCGTCGAGCCGATGACCGCAGTCATCGCCAACCAGCTGCGCCTGCGCGACGACGTCGTCTCCGACGGCGGCAAGCGCGACGAGGTGCTCGCCAATGCGCCCGTCGCCGAACATGGCTTCTTCGCCGTTCCCAAGGTTATCGAATAG
- a CDS encoding DUF3089 domain-containing protein yields MARRFLWVVAGLTILVIAGAIAYRIFQMDLMKATMVPTIAFEEEAAPPEGPTYADAAMWIARPDIADNPALWLPEGFGPADSEPQGDAPEPSAEPAAPPTPPKASVFFVHPTSYLERSHWNAPLDHPDSQQRAALFVRSQASAFNGIGAIWAPKYRQATFGAFLTSHEDAQKALAFAYRDVLAAFEAFLKEAPADRPIILAAHSQGSLHLTRLLRERIAGRPEAKRIAAAYVIGWPVSVTADLKTLGLPACETSDQAGCIVAFQSFAEPADPKMVTDVYDASVAPDGTPRVGSPMLCVNPLTGAAGGAAGPERNLGTLVPNGDLTQAKLVKAAVPARCDVRGFLLIGEDDPELGPYVLPGNNYHVYDYALFWANLRADAEARLTKFHQS; encoded by the coding sequence CTGGCGCGGCGTTTTCTGTGGGTGGTTGCGGGGCTGACGATCTTGGTCATCGCCGGCGCGATTGCCTATCGCATCTTCCAGATGGACCTGATGAAGGCGACGATGGTGCCGACCATCGCGTTCGAGGAGGAGGCCGCTCCGCCCGAGGGCCCGACCTATGCCGACGCCGCGATGTGGATCGCACGGCCCGACATCGCCGACAATCCGGCCTTGTGGCTGCCCGAGGGTTTCGGCCCGGCCGACTCCGAGCCGCAGGGCGACGCGCCGGAACCGTCCGCCGAACCGGCCGCGCCGCCGACGCCGCCCAAGGCCTCGGTCTTCTTCGTCCATCCGACCTCCTATCTGGAGCGCTCGCACTGGAACGCGCCGCTCGACCACCCCGATTCCCAGCAGCGCGCGGCTTTGTTCGTGCGCAGCCAGGCGAGCGCCTTCAACGGCATTGGCGCGATCTGGGCGCCGAAATATCGCCAGGCGACGTTCGGCGCCTTCCTGACCAGCCACGAGGACGCCCAAAAGGCGCTCGCCTTTGCCTACAGGGACGTGCTCGCCGCGTTCGAGGCGTTCCTGAAGGAGGCGCCCGCCGACCGCCCGATCATCCTCGCGGCGCACAGCCAGGGCAGCCTGCACCTCACCCGCCTGCTGCGCGAGCGGATCGCGGGGCGGCCGGAGGCGAAGCGCATCGCCGCCGCCTATGTGATCGGCTGGCCGGTTTCGGTCACCGCCGACTTGAAGACGCTCGGCCTGCCCGCCTGCGAGACCAGCGACCAGGCCGGATGCATCGTCGCCTTCCAAAGCTTTGCCGAACCGGCCGACCCTAAGATGGTGACCGACGTCTACGACGCCTCGGTCGCGCCCGACGGCACGCCGCGCGTCGGTTCGCCGATGCTGTGCGTCAATCCGCTGACCGGCGCCGCCGGCGGCGCGGCCGGCCCGGAGCGCAATCTCGGCACTTTGGTGCCCAACGGCGATCTCACCCAGGCCAAGCTGGTCAAGGCGGCGGTGCCGGCGCGCTGCGACGTTCGCGGCTTCCTGCTGATCGGCGAGGACGATCCCGAGCTCGGCCCCTATGTGCTGCCGGGCAACAATTACCACGTCTACGATTACGCTTTGTTCTGGGCGAATTTGCGCGCCGACGCCGAGGCGCGGCTGACGAAGTTCCACCAATCATGA
- the ruvX gene encoding Holliday junction resolvase RuvX, with product MITSALGEFREALPMGGRLLGLDVGTKTIGVALCDSGWTIATAAELIKRTKFTADLARLKALAAAQNVTGIVVGLPLNLDGSDSPRTQSTRAFARNLDSLGLPVLLWDERWSTQAVTRTLLDADASRARRAELVDKMAAAYILQGAIDGLTMG from the coding sequence ATGATCACCAGCGCCCTCGGCGAATTTCGCGAGGCGCTGCCCATGGGCGGCCGCCTGCTCGGGCTCGATGTCGGAACCAAGACGATCGGCGTTGCCTTGTGCGATTCGGGCTGGACGATCGCGACCGCCGCCGAGCTCATCAAGCGGACCAAGTTCACGGCCGATCTCGCCAGGCTGAAAGCGCTGGCGGCGGCCCAGAACGTGACGGGGATCGTCGTCGGGCTCCCGCTCAACCTCGACGGCAGCGACAGTCCCCGTACCCAGTCCACCCGCGCCTTCGCCCGCAATCTCGATTCGCTCGGCCTGCCGGTCCTGCTGTGGGACGAGCGCTGGTCGACCCAGGCCGTGACCCGCACCCTGCTCGACGCCGACGCCAGCCGGGCCCGCCGCGCCGAGCTGGTCGACAAGATGGCCGCGGCCTACATCCTGCAGGGCGCGATCGACGGCCTGACGATGGGCTGA
- a CDS encoding S9 family peptidase, translating to MRFTTALLLASASFALGGVAHAQTSAQATAPAPSQLPRYSAQAFYDTTAFGLAAPAGFGFSADGKSILVRSDKSGVFNAYALPVSGGAPAMLTGSKDNAIFPASYFPKDDRILFTSDQGGNELSHVYVRLADGTVRDLTPGDKVKADFLGWSADGKTFWLTSNERDPKMFDIYAYDAATYAKKPVFQNDGYAVGAISSDGRYVALVKERTSADNNLYLVDLAAGGAPKLLTPHEGNVSYGVYDFTPDGKTLVYATNEAGEFNQAWAYDIATGAEKPMIAADWDVMAVSYSPSGRYRISALNADGSTRLTIQDKNGKVVALKGLPEGDVGAVRFDRDEKRIAFTVASDTSPSDIFVADLATGQARRLTTALNPAIDENQLVEATVARFKSYDGLEVPGILYKPREASATNKVPALVWVHGGPGGQSRRGYSAQIQHLVNNGYAVYAINNRGSSGYGKTFFHLDDKKHGDVDLKDVVASKAFLQGLDWVSDDAIGIVGGSYGGYMVAAALAFEPQVFDAGIDIFGVTNWVRTLESIPPWWASFRESLYDEMGDPKTDAERHRRISPLFHAKNIVKPLLVVQGANDPRVLKVESDELVAAVKANNVPVEYLVFPDEGHGFLRKANRVSASEAYRKFLDTHLKAGS from the coding sequence ATGCGCTTCACGACAGCCCTTTTGCTCGCATCCGCCAGCTTCGCGCTCGGCGGCGTGGCCCACGCCCAGACTTCCGCGCAGGCAACGGCCCCCGCCCCGTCCCAGCTGCCGCGTTACTCGGCGCAGGCCTTTTACGACACCACCGCCTTCGGGCTCGCCGCGCCGGCCGGCTTCGGTTTCTCGGCCGACGGCAAATCGATCCTGGTGCGCAGCGACAAATCGGGCGTGTTCAATGCTTACGCCCTGCCCGTCTCGGGCGGCGCGCCGGCGATGCTGACCGGATCGAAGGACAATGCGATCTTTCCCGCCAGCTACTTTCCGAAGGACGACCGCATCCTGTTCACTTCGGACCAGGGCGGCAACGAGCTCAGCCATGTCTATGTGCGGCTGGCCGACGGGACGGTTCGCGACCTGACGCCCGGCGACAAGGTCAAGGCCGATTTCCTCGGCTGGAGCGCGGACGGCAAGACCTTCTGGCTGACCAGCAACGAGCGCGACCCGAAGATGTTCGACATCTACGCTTATGATGCCGCCACCTACGCCAAGAAGCCGGTCTTCCAGAATGACGGCTATGCGGTCGGCGCGATCAGCAGCGACGGTCGCTACGTCGCTCTGGTGAAGGAACGGACCAGCGCCGACAACAACCTCTATCTGGTCGATCTTGCCGCCGGCGGCGCGCCCAAGCTGCTGACCCCGCATGAGGGCAATGTCAGCTACGGCGTCTACGATTTCACGCCCGACGGCAAGACGCTCGTCTACGCCACCAACGAAGCCGGCGAGTTCAACCAGGCCTGGGCCTATGACATCGCGACCGGCGCGGAGAAGCCGATGATCGCGGCCGACTGGGACGTGATGGCCGTCTCCTACTCGCCCTCGGGCCGCTACCGCATCTCGGCGCTCAACGCGGACGGGTCGACCAGGCTCACCATTCAGGACAAGAATGGGAAGGTCGTCGCGCTCAAGGGCCTGCCCGAAGGCGACGTCGGCGCGGTCCGCTTCGACCGGGACGAGAAGAGGATCGCCTTCACGGTCGCCTCCGATACGTCGCCGTCCGATATCTTCGTCGCCGACCTCGCCACCGGCCAGGCGCGGCGTCTCACCACGGCGCTCAACCCGGCGATCGACGAGAACCAGCTGGTCGAGGCGACGGTGGCGCGCTTCAAGAGCTATGACGGCCTCGAAGTGCCCGGCATTCTCTACAAGCCGCGCGAGGCGAGCGCGACCAACAAGGTACCGGCTTTGGTCTGGGTCCATGGCGGGCCGGGCGGCCAGAGCCGGCGCGGCTATTCGGCCCAGATCCAGCACCTCGTGAACAACGGCTACGCGGTCTACGCGATCAACAATCGCGGCTCGTCGGGCTACGGCAAGACCTTCTTCCACCTCGACGACAAAAAGCATGGCGACGTCGATCTGAAGGACGTGGTCGCGTCCAAGGCCTTCCTCCAGGGGCTCGACTGGGTGTCCGACGACGCGATCGGCATCGTCGGCGGCTCCTATGGCGGTTACATGGTCGCCGCGGCTTTGGCGTTCGAGCCGCAGGTGTTCGACGCGGGCATCGACATCTTCGGCGTGACCAATTGGGTCCGCACGCTCGAGTCGATCCCGCCCTGGTGGGCCTCGTTCCGCGAGTCGCTCTATGACGAGATGGGCGATCCCAAGACCGACGCCGAGCGCCACCGCCGAATCTCGCCGCTGTTCCACGCCAAGAATATCGTCAAGCCGCTGCTGGTGGTGCAGGGCGCGAACGATCCGCGCGTGCTGAAGGTCGAGAGCGACGAGCTTGTCGCGGCGGTGAAGGCGAACAACGTCCCGGTCGAATATCTCGTCTTTCCGGACGAGGGCCACGGCTTCCTGCGCAAGGCCAACCGGGTTTCGGCGTCGGAAGCCTATCGCAAATTCCTCGACACCCATTTGAAGGCGGGCAGCTGA
- a CDS encoding aspartate carbamoyltransferase catalytic subunit: protein MSTAFPHRHLLGIEGLSADDLRFLLDEAEQWVEFNRGARKQDSRLTGLTQVNAFFENSTRTLFSFEIAGKRLGAQVANFHVAASSVKKGESLIDTALTLNAMRPDVLVIRHEANGAARDVAAVMGCPVINAGDGRGEHPTQALLDALTIRRRFGRIEGLKIAICGDVRHSRVAGSNLRSLPALGAEVRIVGPEALLPDKLPVGVEAFTDFEQGVAGADVVMMLRIQRERMEEAVSASLGDYHSLYGLTRARLALAAPHAIVMHPGPMNRGVEIDGDVADDPERSVILEQVEMGVAVRMACLDVLTRTRRDA from the coding sequence ATGTCCACAGCCTTTCCGCACCGCCACCTCCTCGGCATCGAGGGCCTTTCCGCAGACGATCTCCGCTTTCTCCTCGACGAGGCCGAGCAGTGGGTCGAATTCAATCGCGGCGCGCGCAAGCAGGATAGCCGCCTTACCGGCCTCACCCAGGTCAACGCCTTCTTCGAAAACTCAACCCGCACGCTCTTCTCGTTCGAGATTGCCGGCAAGAGGCTCGGCGCGCAGGTCGCCAACTTCCACGTCGCCGCCTCCAGCGTGAAGAAGGGCGAGAGCCTGATCGACACGGCGCTGACGCTGAACGCGATGCGCCCCGACGTGCTCGTCATCCGCCACGAGGCCAATGGCGCGGCCCGCGACGTTGCGGCCGTGATGGGCTGCCCGGTGATCAATGCCGGCGACGGCCGCGGCGAGCATCCGACCCAGGCCCTGCTCGACGCGCTCACCATTCGCCGCCGCTTCGGCCGGATCGAGGGCCTGAAGATCGCGATCTGCGGCGACGTCCGCCACAGCCGGGTCGCCGGCTCGAACCTGCGCTCGCTGCCCGCTCTGGGCGCCGAAGTGCGGATCGTGGGTCCGGAAGCGTTGCTGCCGGACAAACTGCCGGTCGGAGTCGAGGCCTTCACCGACTTCGAGCAAGGCGTCGCCGGTGCCGACGTCGTCATGATGCTGCGCATCCAGCGCGAGCGGATGGAAGAAGCGGTCTCCGCCTCGCTCGGCGACTATCACAGCCTCTACGGGCTGACGCGCGCCCGGCTGGCGCTGGCCGCGCCCCACGCCATCGTCATGCACCCGGGCCCGATGAATCGCGGTGTCGAGATCGACGGGGACGTCGCCGACGACCCCGAGCGCTCGGTCATCCTCGAGCAGGTCGAGATGGGCGTGGCCGTGCGCATGGCCTGCCTCGACGTGCTGACGCGCACCCGCCGCGACGCATGA
- a CDS encoding tetratricopeptide repeat protein, producing the protein MNNMAVKIAASGLLLGVTTIGCTPSSQVRPVNLSAKAPKAGQGAPKAYALAEQAMRQGDFATALTHAENAVAAAPNDVGYRMSLADIYLKNGRFASAETTFSDVLTLNPGNVRATLNLALVQIALGKNYAAIVQIDRLAGSAPAGDVGLAYALAGQPQRAIEMLETAAREQNADGRTRQNLALSYALAGDWEKARVTAAQDISPAELNDRLSQWASFAQPTAAWTQVAGLLGVTPAEDLGQPTRLALAPVVSPDVQLAAAPAPAPVEVAQAETQPPASEPVPASIYAAAAQSLVVPAAPVIQASAEIAPAPIPAFVPRKAPRIAGAMQMKAERAAKTGRYVVQIGAYRSAGQVETAWTRAHKRYDLAELEPLSTTVSIPGRGTFHRLSVSGFETPREASQVCGTIRAKGGACFVRVTAGDAPVRWASRNARTA; encoded by the coding sequence ATGAACAATATGGCAGTGAAGATCGCCGCTTCGGGCCTCCTCCTCGGGGTGACCACGATCGGCTGCACGCCGAGCAGCCAGGTGCGTCCCGTGAACCTGTCCGCCAAGGCGCCCAAGGCCGGCCAGGGTGCCCCGAAGGCTTATGCGCTCGCCGAGCAGGCGATGCGCCAGGGCGATTTCGCGACCGCTCTCACCCATGCCGAAAATGCCGTGGCGGCCGCGCCCAACGATGTCGGCTACCGCATGTCGCTCGCCGATATCTATCTGAAGAACGGGCGTTTCGCCTCCGCCGAGACGACCTTCTCAGACGTTCTGACGCTCAATCCGGGCAATGTGCGCGCCACGCTGAACCTCGCTTTGGTCCAGATCGCGCTGGGCAAGAATTACGCCGCCATCGTCCAGATCGACCGCCTGGCGGGCAGCGCTCCAGCCGGCGACGTCGGTCTCGCTTATGCGCTTGCCGGCCAGCCGCAGCGTGCGATCGAGATGCTCGAGACCGCCGCGCGCGAGCAGAATGCCGACGGACGCACCCGCCAGAATCTGGCCTTGTCCTACGCCCTCGCCGGCGACTGGGAGAAGGCTCGCGTCACCGCGGCGCAGGACATTTCTCCGGCCGAACTCAATGACCGCCTGTCGCAGTGGGCGAGCTTTGCCCAGCCGACCGCCGCCTGGACCCAGGTTGCCGGCCTGCTCGGCGTGACGCCGGCCGAGGATCTCGGCCAGCCGACCCGACTCGCGCTCGCGCCGGTTGTTTCGCCGGACGTGCAGCTTGCCGCCGCTCCGGCGCCTGCGCCGGTCGAGGTCGCCCAGGCCGAAACCCAGCCGCCGGCTTCCGAGCCGGTCCCGGCATCCATTTACGCCGCCGCCGCCCAGTCGCTGGTCGTGCCGGCCGCGCCGGTGATCCAGGCCTCGGCCGAAATCGCCCCGGCCCCGATCCCGGCCTTCGTGCCGCGCAAGGCGCCGCGCATTGCCGGCGCGATGCAGATGAAGGCCGAGCGCGCCGCGAAGACCGGCCGCTATGTCGTGCAGATCGGCGCCTACCGGTCGGCCGGACAGGTCGAAACCGCCTGGACGCGCGCGCACAAGCGCTACGACCTGGCAGAGCTCGAGCCGCTCAGCACCACCGTCTCCATTCCGGGCCGCGGCACGTTCCATCGCCTGTCGGTCTCGGGCTTCGAGACTCCGCGCGAAGCGTCGCAGGTCTGCGGCACGATCCGCGCCAAGGGCGGCGCCTGCTTCGTCCGCGTCACCGCGGGCGACGCGCCGGTGCGCTGGGCCTCGCGCAACGCGCGCACCGCCTGA
- a CDS encoding ParA family protein, translated as MRVLALSSQKGGSGKTTLSGHLAVQAQLAGQGPVCLIDIDPQGSLADWWNERESEMPAFAQTTVARLAADLEVLRQQGFRLAVIDTPPAITMAIQSVIQVAELIVIPTRPSPHDLRAVGATVDLCERAGKPLIFVVNAATPKAKITYEAAVALSQHGTVAPVTLHHRTDYAASMIDGRTVMEVDPKGKSANEVRELWDYISDRLEKNFRRTVFAAPGAMPMQAVAPRPAGGFGRRVVG; from the coding sequence ATGCGCGTTCTGGCACTGTCGTCGCAAAAAGGCGGGTCCGGCAAGACGACGCTTTCCGGCCATCTGGCCGTGCAGGCCCAGCTCGCCGGCCAGGGTCCCGTCTGCCTGATCGACATCGACCCGCAGGGCTCGCTGGCCGATTGGTGGAACGAGCGCGAATCCGAAATGCCGGCTTTCGCCCAGACCACGGTGGCCCGCCTCGCCGCGGACCTCGAGGTGCTGCGGCAGCAGGGCTTCCGACTCGCCGTCATCGATACTCCGCCGGCGATCACCATGGCGATCCAGAGCGTCATCCAGGTTGCCGAGCTGATCGTTATCCCGACCAGGCCGAGCCCGCACGATCTGCGCGCCGTCGGCGCCACCGTCGATCTCTGCGAGCGCGCCGGAAAGCCGCTCATCTTCGTCGTCAACGCGGCGACGCCCAAGGCCAAGATCACCTACGAAGCCGCCGTCGCTCTCTCGCAGCACGGCACGGTCGCTCCCGTCACGCTCCATCACCGCACCGATTATGCCGCCTCGATGATCGACGGCCGCACGGTCATGGAGGTCGATCCCAAGGGCAAGTCGGCCAACGAGGTCCGCGAGCTCTGGGATTACATCTCCGACCGGCTCGAGAAGAATTTCCGCCGCACCGTCTTTGCCGCACCCGGCGCGATGCCGATGCAGGCCGTCGCGCCGCGCCCCGCCGGGGGCTTTGGTCGTCGGGTCGTCGGTTAA
- a CDS encoding SPOR domain-containing protein, translating into MKLERRSWIVAATMLAAFASVPAAADVKTGVDLWQAKNYVGAVKEWRPLADKGNADAQFNMGQAYKLGLGVPQDLKIAQSWFEKAAAQKHEQAQANLAVIMFQNGNRSAAMPLLKKAAERGNPRARYLYGTALFNGDVVAKDWPRAYALMTSAASAGLAPAAESLAQMDKYMSEGDRKKGIALLAQIDRPDIAKSPTPAQVARANAAAAAKPARVAGAVPATKPAAASPKPAPAPAVAGGWRVQLGAYGSASAAQGQWAALSKKIGALSGMQPSYEAAGKFTRLRVGPLASRAAADKLCAAAKAAGQACFPVAP; encoded by the coding sequence ATGAAGTTGGAACGCCGTTCGTGGATCGTTGCCGCAACGATGCTGGCCGCCTTTGCCTCCGTCCCGGCCGCCGCGGACGTCAAGACGGGCGTCGACCTGTGGCAGGCCAAGAATTATGTCGGCGCGGTCAAGGAATGGCGCCCGCTCGCCGACAAGGGCAATGCCGACGCGCAGTTCAATATGGGCCAGGCCTATAAGCTCGGGCTCGGCGTCCCGCAGGACCTCAAGATCGCGCAGAGCTGGTTCGAGAAGGCCGCGGCGCAGAAGCATGAGCAGGCCCAGGCCAATCTCGCCGTCATCATGTTTCAGAACGGCAATCGCTCCGCGGCCATGCCCCTGCTCAAGAAAGCGGCCGAGCGCGGCAATCCGCGCGCGCGCTATCTGTACGGCACCGCTTTGTTCAACGGCGACGTCGTCGCCAAGGATTGGCCGCGCGCTTACGCGTTGATGACCAGCGCTGCCTCGGCCGGCCTCGCCCCTGCCGCCGAGAGCCTGGCGCAGATGGACAAATATATGTCCGAAGGCGATCGCAAGAAGGGCATCGCCCTGCTCGCCCAGATCGACCGCCCGGACATCGCGAAATCGCCGACGCCGGCGCAGGTCGCGCGCGCCAATGCCGCCGCCGCCGCCAAGCCCGCGCGCGTGGCCGGCGCGGTGCCGGCCACGAAGCCGGCCGCGGCTTCGCCCAAGCCGGCCCCTGCCCCGGCCGTCGCCGGCGGCTGGCGCGTCCAGCTCGGCGCTTATGGCAGCGCCAGCGCGGCGCAGGGCCAATGGGCGGCGCTGAGCAAGAAGATCGGGGCGCTTTCGGGCATGCAGCCGAGCTACGAAGCGGCCGGCAAGTTCACCCGCCTCCGGGTGGGGCCGCTCGCCAGCCGCGCCGCCGCCGACAAGCTGTGCGCCGCCGCCAAGGCCGCGGGCCAGGCCTGTTTCCCTGTCGCGCCTTAA
- the serB gene encoding phosphoserine phosphatase SerB translates to MFIATLIAAQRLSSGDISTAEDALRAAGIEPMGRSWVQQDQACDLLFSADPTTARGAIEGLFRGVDTIVQGEAGRRKKLLIADMDSTMITIECIDELADYAGLKAEISEVTERAMRGEIDFEGALRGRVALLQGLDEAMIDRCRAERVKLMPGARALVQTMKRDGAYCLLVSGGFTRFADPVAEEIGFDRAIANRLDIAAGRLVGTVGEPIVGAATKRQALIDAAAARGIELTDTLAVGDGANDIPMIEAAGLGVAYRAKPKVAAAAPARIEFNDLTALLFAQGYARSEWAQ, encoded by the coding sequence ATGTTCATTGCGACCCTGATAGCAGCCCAGCGGCTTTCGAGCGGGGATATTTCTACCGCGGAGGACGCGCTGCGCGCCGCCGGCATCGAGCCGATGGGGCGGAGCTGGGTCCAGCAGGACCAGGCCTGCGACCTGCTCTTCTCGGCCGACCCCACCACCGCCCGCGGCGCGATCGAGGGGCTGTTCCGCGGCGTCGACACGATCGTCCAGGGCGAGGCGGGCCGCCGCAAGAAATTGCTGATCGCCGACATGGATTCGACGATGATCACGATCGAATGCATCGACGAGCTGGCCGATTATGCCGGGCTCAAGGCGGAGATTTCCGAAGTCACCGAGCGCGCGATGCGCGGCGAGATCGATTTCGAGGGCGCGCTGCGCGGCCGCGTCGCCCTGCTCCAGGGACTAGACGAGGCGATGATCGACCGCTGCCGCGCCGAGCGGGTGAAGCTCATGCCCGGCGCCAGGGCCTTGGTGCAGACGATGAAGCGCGACGGCGCCTACTGCCTGCTCGTTTCCGGCGGCTTCACGCGCTTTGCCGATCCGGTTGCCGAGGAGATCGGCTTCGACCGCGCGATCGCGAACAGGCTCGATATCGCGGCCGGCAGGCTCGTCGGAACGGTCGGCGAGCCGATCGTCGGCGCGGCGACCAAGCGCCAGGCGCTGATCGACGCGGCGGCCGCGCGCGGGATCGAACTCACTGACACGCTCGCGGTCGGCGACGGCGCCAACGACATTCCGATGATCGAGGCGGCCGGCCTCGGCGTCGCCTATCGCGCAAAGCCCAAGGTCGCCGCCGCAGCGCCGGCGCGAATCGAGTTCAACGATCTTACTGCCCTGCTGTTCGCGCAGGGCTATGCGCGGAGCGAGTGGGCGCAATAG